AATGCTGATAATGCACCGAGCTCGTGAGTGCACTCCTTTACAAACCTTTTATTTAGTCTCGCTAAGTTTTGATTCTGTTTATATTTCTTTGGTAGTTTTTGCTCTACGAACTTACCCAGGCCTTGGAAGAACTTTCTggataaaatgtatgttttagaGCTCTATCTTCGTCATCTGCCTATCCTTTGCCCAAATATGTTGcgatcgacttccagtctaaccggatgcagtatCTGTGAGTTACAAGGAacgaccgcctatctgacctcctccacccagttacccgagcaacccaatacctcttggtaagcctggttgtcagacttagtgGCTTCTGATTATCCGTAGTgcctgccaaagatgttcaaatgacagccataATTAATGACGGAGCTGGGTATATATATCTTTTAGGTCTCATATTTATCCCTGTAGATACTAAATGATATCCCATCCAAACAGTTCAGCAGTTTTActgttaaacaaaaacaaacagatGAATTTAAAttcgcatttataaaattagacATAATAAGAATACAATCGTATTATTGTGTAGTGTATAAAGTAATTTCGTTTGTAAGTATTGTGTTCTTGAGAAAGGGTTGTAAGTGCTTGCTAAGAAAAATTGTATTTGAATTCAGTGAACAGACAATGATAAGACATTGCACTCGGGCTATCTAAGTAGAAGGCACtttaaacttatttcaatttcaatgttttttgaGAATctgaaatgttattatttttataaaattttcagtGTAAGCATACTTTacttaataactaaaatagaaacagatttattttattgtatgcaGTTAGAAAACTTACAATATCTAAAAACATAATTTGGTGCGATTGAGTCCATTTTACAAAATTGTcctaaacttttttttactCATGAACATTTCAAAATGCCATAATAATATGTTCATTAGTTGAGGACTTTATGTGTACACAAATGTAtcgttattattttcaaaacaaaatattaatcccACACACTATAAACTCAGCTTCATAATTCGTGATAAATATCTCACACAGACGTAATCTCTAACAGATTTATATTAACAGTTGAATTCTCTAACGAGGTACAGTCGCGTGcagaattgttcgaaagagttaccgcggccctggtacataaagggcttaagaaggaacatggtgggttttagtctgtaagagtctgacactccttcacgctgcacccacagaaagaggatcatttgatgatttcccaccaagaAAAAAAGTACAGTCGCGTGCAACAGTTTTTCGTCTATACAGCGCATGCGTCAACCCGTGAGTTCCATAGCAGCTTTGGgcttaaaacacaaaatatttacttctgTATATAAACACTGATACGTGACCGGACCGTGTTTAAaatgttcatatttttatacgtGCGTAGCTCAGAAAAATTGATGCTTGGAAATGTCACTCTACTCAGTATGTTTAAATTGAGATAACTTATAtgacaaacattaaaacatttcctatttacttatttaagtacctatattcttGTTTGACAAccacttataaatatgtaaaatcttgcctataaaaagtataaataggTACACTATTTACCTATcattactaaattaaattatcatttcatgactaagaagttttatttttaaatatgcaaCGCAATTCAATTTCTAAGGTGAATGATGCATTTATCAgcattaaagttatttttctaTTGTACAGGAAAAGCTGTTATGATGTTTCTATTATCCTTGCATTATACACCCCATTTCTTCTCACACGCTTCTGCACCAAACAAGATGTTTCAATAAGAcctttaacaatttatttttcacaaataaaataaaaagtcaccGTCACGTTTACGTATAGTACAAGTAATAACGTCAAAAATATGACGCACGATATATTAGTGCGGCACCCCACTATATTAACCCGTGTATCGCTTGCATTGGCTAAGCCTGGCTTATTTTTCAACGTCATTAGTCCCGTCAGAACGTGAAAGGATAACGCATTATGTGCCGTAACGTGATTATATGCGTTATAACGTGCGATGGGAAATGCCGTCGCGTTTAGAGGGTTGGTTTTGGAAAACTGTGTTTGTGCAACACCGGCCGGGTGACTTGTCAAAAATCAGCtgtataattaaaaattgaattaaaatagaataattagCTAAATCGCCCTAAAAAGTTGATAATTTAATAGTAATAGTCGTAAATATAGTGTACAAATGTTTGTGACGTTATTGCAAAAGGATAACTCGTAAAAATCTACACAACACGGAGGCGGTCAGCTGTCAACCGCTCAGTTCAAATTAATCGGATTTTAACGGGAAGTATCTCTCTATTATAACTGTAACACGCTTTATTATACTAATTCTCTGGCAGTagattatgttatttactttaaaagtgagaataacgaaaaaaaaataaaaattaatatcaattttgtAACCTACCTTatcttagaaaattaaaaattaaaatcaaataaaactaaagaagtCCCAATACATTCTTGATTTTCATATAAGTTACATGTTCCTTTAACAGTAACTTCTGTTACATTACACATTAAAGGCAAATTATAGATAATTTATGTTAACAAAATCTATACTTAGTTACATTTCaattttgtacttaattttctattaattaaatcaaactGTTCTATGCTATATAATCTTGAAACtactaaattcatattttaaataatccaACACCTAAACCTATTACCTAAAACTATTCTTTTCTGTCTTTCTCATCTTGTTTACTCCACGCTTTCAGTAAATACCTGACACCATGTTCGTTATGACAAGGAAGGCCACTGCCAAGGACATGGAGGTGAAACTGAAGTTAGCCCTGGAAAAGCTCAAAACATCCGAAGAGCTCTGTCAACAACTGTTAAGGGAACGTGATGACAGCGAGGAAGaaattcagaaaataattagtaaaaacTCTGAATTGAAGTCTCAACTTGCAGAATTACACATCCAATATATGGATGTGCTGGATCAGCGGGATAGGTTACAGGATTTTGTAGGTTCTTTTAGTGAATGTAGTGATGCTCATGAGAGGGCTTTGAGTCGCATTAAGGTACTGGAGACAAGCTTAAATGATGCTCACAAGTCAATAATATGCTTCAAGCAAACCCAACAACAACAGGAAAGTGATGACACTCACCGCCTTTTCAGTGAGCTTGTTACTTCAAATCCACctcatattaataatttgagtcacaaaaagattaaaaaatacataagaataaacaaattgatacaaaaaattaagaaagtgtgtcataaacaaaaatccacacataaattaaataatttacttaaaactaaagttgaattaaaaaatCAGTTAAATTTGTGCACTAACCAACTTTTACAAAGTAGGCTAATGTATGACCAAGACACACTAGTTCTGCAACAGGAAATGCTTGAACTGCAACGCGAATTAACAAAAATTACACACAAATATGAGACAGCCCAATATCAAGTAAAGGCACATATTTTGGCTACCGATGAGCTGCTCCAGTTAGGTAGTGAAAATATGGACCGTCTTGattctcttaaaaataaatataccaacTGTACTTGTTCACAACCAGCAGTACAAGCTGTCCCAGAGTTAACATCGCCTAGTACTATGCAGTCAGCAGTGAGCAGTGACATAATACCACCTGTTGTCAATGTTCAGTGCAATATTCCACCATCAAGcatttcatataataataattcggaaaatcaaaacaatatatcacaaatattttctgataGATTTGGTCTTGGTTTTGGTAAATTAATCTCTCAatattgtaaaagtaaaataataaacaattgttcACCCGGTGCCAGCTACAatgaaataatagaaacaattaaATTGACAAACCTTAATACCACTTCAACTGCCATTATGCTATTTGGAGATAGTCTAGcagtcaataaacaaaatataatagattgtgttgaattaatgataaaattaaataatacaacaaaTTGCAAGTTTATCATCTGTGCCTTACCATATTCTAAAAATTTTACTATAGAACAAAatcagtacatatttaatttaaatctattaATGTACAATATAACCAGGCAATACAATAATAGAATAATGTActttgatacaaataaatttataaataattttgtagtgaCAAATGATACAATGTatcttagtttttattataaacgacaaattgctatattgatagcaaataatatacaaattgacCCGGGTTCTACTACGGTAACctcttcttttaataatattagtagttctACTAATACAACTATTGATACACCTGATAGTTTAAACTACATGGTGCGACAAAGGGTGGGCCACATCAActgaatgttgtacatcaaaacattcagGGCCTTTCCGGCAAATATTTAGAATTAAGTCTATTCATTGAACATTATATGGTACAAGTTATGTGCATAACTGAGCACTGGCAcagaaatagtgaaataatattccttaataacagtaattataCAGTACAAAGTTCATTCGTTAGAAAGGAAGCCATCCATGGTGGCTCTCTTATAattgtaactaataatttaaaatgtaaggaACGTTcagatatagtaaaattatcagtcgaGCGCAATGTAGAATTATCATGTGTTGAACTGGAacagtttgttataatttgtgtatACAGGCCTCCTTCAGGTGATTTTAACACTTTTGAATCAGTAATGGAAAATTCTCTCTCTAAACTTAATTCCACTAGTAAATCACTTTTAGTTTGCGGTGacttcaatgttaatattttagaatcatcttctttaactacaaggttgctaaacttatttaaatcatttaacttagtaaatttatttctagaaccaactcgaattacggcaacctcgtcaacctgtttagataatatatttactaattgtaGCGCCACAGAGACTCTGATTACCAATGGCCTAACTTCCGATCATTGTGGTCAACTGGCGCGGTTTcctgataaaaagaataaaatcaagcgggaaataacatgtcggcccttaacaaccagtcgttttaatagttttaaaaataatattaacgcgaaactagacagtgaaatattaaataaaaacaatccccatttaatgtacggagcactatttgatataataaaatacgaatttaattctagttttaaaaccaaaacgctCGTACTAAAAGAAACGGCTAACTTCAATGAGTGGGCTACCCCCGGCATTTACAAGAGTAGAGCTAAGCTGTATGAgttgtatgaaatgaaaaattataattttgatgaaaattttattagatttgttaggaattattctaaattgtttaaaaaagtttgtcatgcggcaaaatcaatgtatttcagtaataaaattaagaatagtaagagtataataaaagcgacgtggaatattataaatagcgagaccgggaaaatcaaacagcgtgataatcagtataaaatcattaatgagaatcaagtttatgaGAAAGATTCTGATGTAGCTCGCGAATTTAACACATTCTTCTCTAATATTCCAATCAAGACCACTAGCGGCTTAGACTCCTCTGCCACCAACGCCGAAAAACTTTTACGTAGTAGTGTTAGTCAATGTGAAGCcacatttacctttagttatatttcaccttatgacatagtaagaaccttcaagtcattaaattcaaaaaagacaGGTGATTTATGGGGTATCTCTGTTAAAGTCTTAAACTGTATTATTGACGATATTGCGCCCTATTTAGCTCGTATATTTAATGAGTGCATTGACTCAGGTACCTTTCCTGAACTTATGAAATACAGTAAAGTTATACCTCTCTTTAAATCCGGGAGCAAGAACGATCTAGGTAACTTTAGATCGATCTCAATTCTGCCCGCGTTgagcaaaatttttgaaaagctaattttaaatcaactcctccggcattttaattcatacaatattttacatgcggaacaatacggttttacaaagggtcgctccacaacggatgccggagttgctctactgaaacatatattcagtgcgtgggagaagtcacagaatgctatcggggtgttctgtgatctttccaaggcgttcgactgcgtccaacatgaaacgcttacccagaagctaaagtactatggtattagagacagcgcacttagtgttattagctcatatttaagcggtagaatgcaatgtgttgacgttaatggtgtcaaatcttccaatctacccgttcgtttgggcgtaccgcaagggtcgattttaggtccatttttgtttcttgtatacattaatgacttgccatattatttaaaatcattgtgtgatgtagtattgtttgctgatgacacgtctctaatttttaaagttgataggaatagagtagattttgatgacgtgaattcttgtctttcactagtaacgcaatggtttacagccaataatttagttttgaatacgaagaaaacaaaatgtattaaatttgctttgcccaatgtaaaaaatctcggtcccggtgtaattttgaacaatgaggaacttgaaacggtacatgctacgacttttctagggataacagtagactccaaaattcaatggggtgagcatataactggcatcacgggtaaattaagctctgctgcgtacgctgtcaggaaagtaagagctctcaccgatgtagccacggcgcgtttagtgtactttagctattttcactgcatcatgtcctacggaattcttatgtggggcaatgctgccgatatcgagaatgttttcgtactacagaagc
The nucleotide sequence above comes from Helicoverpa zea isolate HzStark_Cry1AcR chromosome 10, ilHelZeax1.1, whole genome shotgun sequence. Encoded proteins:
- the LOC124633902 gene encoding uncharacterized protein LOC124633902, which codes for MFVMTRKATAKDMEVKLKLALEKLKTSEELCQQLLRERDDSEEEIQKIISKNSELKSQLAELHIQYMDVLDQRDRLQDFVGSFSECSDAHERALSRIKVLETSLNDAHKSIICFKQTQQQQESDDTHRLFNKRRWQL
- the LOC124633901 gene encoding uncharacterized protein LOC124633901 → MVQVMCITEHWHRNSEIIFLNNSNYTVQSSFVRKEAIHGGSLIIVTNNLKCKERSDIVKLSVERNVELSCVELEQFVIICVYRPPSGDFNTFESVMENSLSKLNSTSKSLLVCGDFNVNILESSSLTTRLLNLFKSFNLVNLFLEPTRITATSSTCLDNIFTNCSATETLITNGLTSDHCGQLARFPDKKNKIKREITCRPLTTSRFNSFKNNINAKLDSEILNKNNPHLMYGALFDIIKYEFNSSFKTKTLVLKETANFNEWATPGIYKSRAKLYELYEMKNYNFDENFIRFVRNYSKLFKKVCHAAKSMYFSNKIKNSKSIIKATWNIINSETGKIKQRDNQYKIINENQVYEKDSDVAREFNIRKAKPRFI